In Helianthus annuus cultivar XRQ/B chromosome 9, HanXRQr2.0-SUNRISE, whole genome shotgun sequence, the following are encoded in one genomic region:
- the LOC110878461 gene encoding putative inactive cadmium/zinc-transporting ATPase HMA3, whose amino-acid sequence MAAGDSSKDLERSYFDVLGLCCSSEVQLIDRILKPLQGVHHVSVIVPTRTVIVLHDVALISQLQIVKALNRVRLEANVRMKGEQSYQNKWPSPFAVVCGLLLLLSFFKYVYSPFQWLALGAVVVGIIPLVLKAIASLTNLEFDINILMLIAAGGSVFLKDYWEAGTIVFLLNISEWLEIRASHKAAAVMSSLLSIAPQTAVLADTGEEVNTKEVMVNTRLAVKAGTMIPIDGVVVDGNCEVDEKALTGESFPVSKQVDSNVWAGTVNLNGYITVKTTTLAEACVVAKMAKLVEEAQSNKSKTQRYVDKFAKYYTPAVCVVAACLAGIPAALRVQDVEKWYHLALVVLVSACPCALILSTPVAAFCALSKAATSGLLVKGAEYLETLSTVKSICFDKTGTITKGEFSVSNFHPLINSHKLLYWVSSLESKSSHPMAAALVDYARAHSVEPQPDNVEEFKDFPGEGIFGKIDGQDVYVGNQKIGIRAGCSQVPTNESENNEGNSIGYIFLGSTPAGIFSLSDSCRIGVKEALEELKFMGIRTAMLTGDCQDAADYAQNQLGGALESVHAQLLPQDKAKIIKELQKESKTAMVGDGLNDAPALATADIGISMGVSGSALANETGHIILMSNDIRKVPIAVRLARKTRRKIFENIFIATVTKAAVIALAIAGHPLVWAAVLADVGTCLLLIFNSMLLLQGTPSKSMKTQCLSAATKVQKQGGCCGQDELKHLVVQEAKENGSCCARDVIPETEDNELVHPLIDKKGHLSEIVIE is encoded by the exons ATGGCTGCTGGAGATTCATCAAAGGATTTGGAGAGAAGCTATTTCGATGTGTTAGGTCTATGTTGTTCATCTGAGGTGCAACTGATCGACAGGATTCTTAAACCTCTCCAAGGTGTTCATCATGTCTCCGTCATCGTTCCAACCAGAACTGTTATTGTTCTTCACGATGTCGCGCTCATTTCGCAGCTTCAAATCG ttaaGGCACTAAACCGAGTACGGCTAGAAGCAAATGTGAGAATGAAAGGAGAGCAAAGCTACCAAAACAAGTGGCCAAGTCCTTTTGCAGTGGTGTGTGGTCTGTTActtttgttgtcatttttcaaatatGTTTATTCACCATTTCAATGGTTGGCTCTTGGTGCTGTCGTTGTTGGCATCATACCGTTGGTTTTGAAAGCTATCGCATCACTAACGAACCTTGAATTCGACATCAACATTCTCATGCTAATTGCAG CTGGAGGATCTGTTTTCCTAAAGGATTACTGGGAAGCCGGGACGATTGTGTTTTTGTTGAATATATCAGAATGGCTCGAGATAAGGGCCAGTCACAAGGCCGCTGCTGTGATGTCATCATTGTTAAGCATAGCTCCTCAAACGGCTGTATTAGCGGACACTGGTGAAGAAGTCAACACCAAGGAAGTGATGGTCAATACAAGACTTGCAGTTAAGGCTGGGACCATGATCCCCATTGACGGAGTAGTTGTGGATGGGAACTGTGAAGTTGATGAGAAGGCTTTAACTGGTGAATCGTTTCCGGTTTCTAAACAAGTAGATTCCAATGTTTGGGCAGGCACTGTTAATCTAAATG GTTATATCACTGTTAAAACTACCACTCTAGCTGAAGCCTGTGTAGTAGCAAAGATGGCGAAGCTTGTCGAGGAAGCTCAGAGTAATAAATCAAAAACTCAAAGATATGTGGACAAATTCGCCAAGTATTACACACCAG CTGTGTGTGTAGTAGCCGCATGCTTAGCTGGAATACCGGCTGCTTTACGTGTCCAAGATGTGGAAAAATGGTATCACTTAGCATTGGTGGTTTTGGTAAGTGCATGTCCATGTGCGCTCATCTTGTCTACACCCGTTGCAGCATTCTGTGCATTGTCAAAAGCTGCTACATCTGGACTTCTAGTTAAAGGGGCAGAATACCTTGAAACGCTTTCTACGGTTAAATCTATTTGTTTTGACAAAACCGGCACAATCACTAAAGGGGAGTTCTCTGTGTCCAACTTCCATCCGCTCATTAACAGTCACAAATTGTTATACTG GGTTTCAAGCCTAGAGAGCAAGTCTAGTCATCCAATGGCTGCAGCGCTTGTAGACTATGCACGCGCTCATTCAGTCGAACCACAACCAGACAATGTGGAGGAATTCAAAGATTTCCCTGGCGAAGGTATTTTTGGAAAGATTGATGGACAAGATGTTTATGTCGGAAACCAAAAGATTGGCATTAGAGCAGGGTGTTCACAAG TTCCAACGAATGAGAGCGAAAATAATGAAGGGAATTCGATCGGTTACATATTTTTGGGGTCTACTCCTGCTGGAATCTTTAGTCTCTCTGATTCATGTAGAATCGGAGTAAAGGAAGCACTCGAAGAACTTAAATTTATGGGGATTAGAACAGCCATGCTTACAGGAGATTGTCAAGATGCAGCTGATTATGCACAAAATCAG TTAGGAGGGGCATTAGAGTCTGTTCATGCACAACTTTTACCTCAAGATAAAGCTAAAATTATAAAAGAACTTCAAAAAGAATCCAAAACAGCCATGGTTGGGGATGGGCTGAATGATGCACCTGCTTTAGCCACAGCAGATATCGGGATCTCAATGGGTGTTTCCGGATCAGCATTAGCAAACGAAACCGGACACATAATCCTAATGTCAAATGATATCAGAAAAGTGCCAATAGCCGTGAGACTCGCCAGAAAAACCCGCAGAAAAatatttgaaaatatatttatTGCCACAGTCACCAAGGCTGCTGTAATTGCATTAGCTATTGCGGGCCACCCGCTAGTTTGGGCTGCAGTTCTTGCCGATGTCGGGACCTGTTTGCTACTGATTTTTAACAGCATGCTTTTGTTGCAAGGTACACCGTCGAAAAGCATGAAAACGCAGTGCTTGTCTGCTGCTACTAAGGTTCAAAAGCAGGGTGGTTGTTGTGGTCAGGACGAGCTGAAGCATTTGGTAGTACAAGAAGCTAAAGAAAACGGCAGTTGTTGTGCTCGCGATGTTATACCCGAA